From Carassius auratus strain Wakin chromosome 1, ASM336829v1, whole genome shotgun sequence, the proteins below share one genomic window:
- the grk1a gene encoding rhodopsin kinase GRK1 — protein MDIGGLTTVVANSAYISARGSFDGTANPAANRDKKYHAKLKLPHITVCEDLRETLDLQFKSICVEQPIGKRLFQEYLEITNEYKGPCRLWKDIEAYDTAEDKDRAQKAAKILQRYMEPSAKLFCPFLPENDITKVKERHQEATDDLFVEILASVFNFLKEVPFTFYLETMYFKRFLQWKWLEMQPVAEDWFLDFRVLGKGGFGEVSACQMKATGKLYACKKLNKKRLRKRKGYEGAMVEKRILARVHSRFIVSLAYAFQTKTELCLVMTIMNGGDLRYHIYNVDENNPGFSETRACYYAAQIIQGLEHLHQKRIIYRDLKPENVLLDNEGNVRISDLGLAVELADDQLKTKGYAGTPGFMAPELLKGEEYDYSVDYFTLGVTLYEFIAAKGPFRTRGEKVENKEVKKRILNDPVTYPENFSENAKSICEGVLAKEVDKRLGFKNGTCDELRAHPFFSEINWRKLDAGILPPPFVPDSKTVYAKNLDDVGAFSTVKGVCLEDDDKKFFDEFASGNVSIPWQEEMLETGIYGELNVWGPNGTVPNDLRRESILEQPPKSSTCSVS, from the exons ATGGACATCGGAGGCCTGACTACGGTGGTGGCCAACTCGGCGTACATCTCGGCCCGTGGCAGTTTCGATGGCACAGCCAACCCAGCAGCCAACAGAGACAAGAAGTACCACGCCAAACTCAAGCTTCCCCACATCACTGTGTGTGAAGATCTGAGGGAAACCCTGGATCTGCAATTTAAGAGCATTTGTGTGGAGCAGCCCATCGGCAAACGGCTGTTTCAAGAGTACCTGGAAATCACCAATGAGTACAAGGGACCATGTCGCCTCTGGAAGGACATTGAGGCATACGACACCGCCGAGGATAAGGATCGAGCTCAGAAAGCCGCCAAAATCCTCCAGCGTTACATGGAGCCTTCTGCCAAGCTCTTCTGCCCGTTTTTACCCGAAAATGACATCACCAAGGTGAAAGAACGGCACCAGGAGGCAACAGATGACCTGTTTGTGGAGATCCTGGCCAGTGtgtttaacttcctcaaagaggtTCCCTTCACGTTCTATTTAGAGACCATGTACTTTAAACGCTTCTTGCAGTGGAAGTGGTTGGAGATGCAGCCGGTAGCCGAGGACTGGTTCTTGGACTTCCGTGTTCTGGGTAAGGGTGGGTTCGGAGAGGTGTCCGCTTGTCAGATGAAGGCCACAGGGAAGCTGTACGCCTGCAAGAAGCTCAACAAGAAGAGGCTGAGGAAGAGGAAAGGCTATGAG GGTGCCATGGTGGAGAAACGGATCCTGGCTCGAGTTCACAGTAGATTCATTGTGTCTCTGGCTTACGCCTTCCAGACCAAAACAGAACTGTGTCTGGTGATGACCATCATGAATGGAGGAGACCTCAG GTACCACATCTATAATGTGGATGAGAATAACCCAGGGTTCTCTGAAACCAGAGCGTGTTACTATGCTGCTCAGATCATTCAAGGCCTAGAGCATCTACACCAGAAGAGAATCATCTACAGAGACCTGAAACCAGAAAATGTTCTGCTAGATAATGAAG GTAACGTCCGTATCTCTGATCTTGGCTTGGCTGTGGAGCTTGCAGATGACCAGCTTAAAACCAAAGGCTACGCTGGAACTCCAG GGTTCATGGCCCCAGAGCTGCTGAAGGGTGAAGAATATGATTACTCTGTAGATTACTTCACTCTCGGGGTCACGCTGTACGAGTTCATTGCAGCCAAAGGACCCTTCAGGACTCGAGGAGAGAAG GTGGAGAATAAAGAGGTTAAAAAACGAATCCTGAACGACCCAGTGACGTACCCAGAAAATTTCAGTGAGAATGCCAAGTCCATCTGTGAGGGTGTTCTGGCAAAAGAAGTTGACAAGAGACTGGGCTTCAAGAACGGCACGTGTGATGAGCTACGCGCACATCCGTTCTTCAGCGAAATCAACTGGAGGAAACTGGACGCAG GGATTCTGCCGCCTCCTTTCGTACCGGATTCCAAGACCGTCTATGCCAAGAATCTGGATGACGTGGGCGCTTTCTCCACTGTGAAGGGGGTCTGCCTGGAGGACGATGACAAGAAGTTCTTTGATGAGTTTGCGTCAGGTAACGTCTCTATACCCTGGCAGGAGGAGATGCTCGAGACGGGCATCTACGGTGAGCTGAACGTGTGGGGTCCAAACGGCACTGTGCCCAACGACCTGCGTCGAGAGTCCATCCTGGAGCAGCCACCCAAATCCTCCACCTGTAGCGTTTCATAA